One genomic segment of Candidatus Eisenbacteria bacterium includes these proteins:
- a CDS encoding TM0106 family RecB-like putative nuclease, producing MKNHGTSIQFSPTDLTNYLQNPYITWMDRLYLEHPDKATPDEQTGDQELIQKKGIEHEHDFLDQLKAKHKNQLTEIPATNDRFKLTSEAMQKGSKAIYQAALTHKNFTGYADFLIKTDKPSKLGNYSYEIWDTKLSLQTKPYFLVQLCCLAEMLEAVQGARPNDIRIVLGDGTQRSFRTDDFFYYYLFLKRGFMEQQDNFNPHDPQNPPEPLGEGKNGRWESTAVEWLLKNDHLSLVAGITTLQIERLKNAKITTVAQLAKAHKKKIPKMRAETQEKLCEQARLQTLSKTKGQPQYEVIPPDPENPARGLAGLPPASKNDVTFDIEGYPLAQFQGQAQGQAQNGLEYLLGAVTLKNTPKTSKLEYHDWWAHDARHEKKSFEAFIDWVYARWNKDPAMHIYHYANYEVNAMKRLMTKYATREDEVDTLLRADVFVDLYKIVQQGVRMGLPSYSLKKVEQFYLDGREAEVATAGDSILFYEQWLEAQDGPTWETSKILNEIRNYNKEDCESTHKLTEWLRGLQKKGRIGYIPDAGAAAPTDAMREPTEREILSQELLDSIPEGASTEASSGASTTSASKTDDQWRIRELLAWLVTFHRREQKPMWWEYYNRHQMTDEELWDDLGCLAGLRRTRIAAVAVKRSTGFEYRFDPDQDTKITVGTFCTIAGHRGWKVRIGQLDMDSGRVLLIAGPKALKEFEEIGGLPPAQLSLVPDDQVGTESIESSIERVVREYLESGTLPSALDDFLHRRRPRIRKRLRGPIIRKGEDILAGTLDAALNMQSTTLCIQGPPGSGKTHTAAHVILGLLQAGKRVGISANSHKSICNLMEKVAKFARDEGFGLSAAKVGGDPDDPLYEKTGIQFAGSAKDAIGRFDLIGGTAWAFVIPEAVDKFDYLFIDEAGQVCIANLAGMIPSTRNVVLLGDQMQLGQPTRGAHPGESGLSTLEYLLQDHATIPDDLGIFLGTTWRLHPALCVFISEAVYEGRLQPEKHTAARRILIGGSKRSSPITRDAGLLFIPIEHAGNVQGSDEEVEAIGQLVNDLLKLEHTDKKGKNAGRLTLEHILIVAPYNMQIRKLKQALRPGARIGTIDKFQGQEAPVVIVSMCASAGDTSPRGIDFLFNKNRLNVAISRAKSLAIIVGHPRLTETLCGSIREMELVNLYCRVVEEGVFRR from the coding sequence ATGAAAAATCATGGCACATCCATCCAATTCTCACCAACCGACCTGACAAACTATCTCCAAAACCCGTATATCACATGGATGGATCGCCTCTACTTGGAGCACCCCGACAAGGCCACCCCCGACGAGCAAACCGGCGATCAAGAGCTCATCCAGAAGAAGGGCATCGAGCACGAGCACGATTTTCTCGACCAACTCAAGGCCAAACACAAAAACCAACTCACCGAAATTCCGGCCACCAATGATCGCTTCAAACTCACAAGCGAGGCAATGCAGAAGGGCAGCAAGGCCATCTATCAAGCCGCCCTAACCCACAAAAACTTCACTGGATATGCCGATTTCCTCATAAAGACTGACAAGCCATCAAAGCTCGGCAATTACAGCTACGAAATATGGGACACGAAGCTCTCGCTGCAGACAAAACCCTATTTCCTCGTCCAGCTCTGCTGTCTCGCCGAGATGCTGGAAGCAGTACAGGGCGCCAGGCCAAACGACATAAGAATCGTCCTCGGCGACGGCACCCAGAGATCTTTTCGGACCGATGATTTCTTCTACTACTATCTCTTCCTCAAGCGCGGATTCATGGAGCAACAAGACAACTTCAACCCGCACGATCCCCAAAACCCACCCGAGCCCCTCGGCGAGGGCAAAAACGGCCGTTGGGAAAGCACAGCCGTAGAATGGCTCCTAAAAAACGACCACTTGAGCCTCGTGGCCGGCATCACAACCCTCCAGATCGAGCGGCTCAAGAACGCCAAGATCACGACCGTTGCGCAGCTCGCCAAAGCGCACAAAAAGAAAATCCCCAAGATGCGGGCGGAAACGCAGGAAAAGTTATGCGAGCAGGCGCGGCTCCAAACCCTCTCAAAAACCAAAGGCCAGCCGCAGTACGAGGTGATCCCACCGGATCCAGAAAATCCCGCCCGCGGATTGGCCGGTCTTCCCCCGGCCTCCAAAAACGATGTGACCTTCGATATCGAAGGATACCCACTCGCTCAATTCCAGGGCCAGGCGCAAGGCCAGGCCCAAAACGGGCTCGAGTATCTCCTCGGCGCCGTGACCCTCAAAAATACTCCCAAAACCAGCAAGCTCGAATACCACGATTGGTGGGCGCATGACGCGCGCCACGAGAAAAAGTCGTTCGAGGCGTTCATCGACTGGGTCTACGCCCGGTGGAACAAAGATCCCGCGATGCACATCTACCACTACGCCAACTACGAAGTGAACGCGATGAAGCGGCTCATGACGAAGTATGCGACGCGCGAGGATGAAGTCGACACGCTCCTTCGCGCCGACGTCTTCGTCGACCTCTACAAGATTGTACAACAAGGTGTCCGGATGGGGCTCCCGAGCTATTCGCTCAAAAAGGTCGAGCAATTCTACCTGGACGGCCGGGAAGCGGAGGTCGCGACGGCCGGCGATTCGATCCTCTTCTACGAGCAGTGGCTCGAAGCGCAGGACGGCCCCACATGGGAAACGTCCAAAATCCTCAACGAGATCCGCAACTATAACAAAGAGGATTGTGAATCCACGCACAAGCTCACCGAATGGCTGCGCGGCCTGCAAAAGAAAGGGCGGATTGGTTATATCCCGGACGCCGGGGCGGCCGCGCCCACGGACGCGATGCGGGAACCGACCGAGCGGGAGATCCTGAGCCAGGAGCTATTGGATTCGATCCCGGAGGGCGCCTCCACAGAGGCTTCCAGCGGCGCTTCCACGACGTCCGCATCAAAGACGGACGACCAGTGGCGCATCCGCGAGCTGCTGGCCTGGCTCGTCACCTTCCACCGCCGTGAGCAAAAACCGATGTGGTGGGAGTATTACAACCGTCACCAGATGACGGATGAAGAATTGTGGGATGACTTGGGATGCCTTGCCGGGCTCAGACGAACACGAATAGCGGCAGTGGCTGTCAAGCGATCCACGGGATTTGAATATCGTTTTGACCCTGACCAAGATACGAAGATCACTGTTGGGACATTCTGTACCATTGCCGGGCATCGAGGATGGAAGGTTAGGATCGGGCAACTCGACATGGATAGCGGACGGGTGTTGCTCATTGCTGGTCCCAAGGCACTTAAGGAGTTTGAGGAAATCGGCGGCTTACCACCGGCCCAGCTCAGCCTTGTTCCCGATGATCAAGTGGGGACTGAATCGATCGAATCCTCAATCGAACGAGTTGTCAGGGAGTATCTGGAATCCGGCACACTCCCATCCGCCCTTGATGATTTTCTGCACCGCCGCCGTCCGCGAATTCGCAAACGGTTGCGGGGACCGATCATCCGCAAAGGCGAAGATATCCTCGCGGGGACGCTTGATGCCGCGCTGAACATGCAGAGCACGACCCTGTGCATCCAGGGTCCTCCCGGATCGGGTAAGACCCACACGGCGGCCCACGTTATCCTCGGGCTGCTGCAGGCGGGAAAGCGCGTTGGGATCAGCGCCAACAGCCACAAGTCCATTTGCAATCTGATGGAAAAGGTCGCGAAGTTTGCCCGCGATGAGGGGTTCGGCCTATCCGCCGCGAAAGTGGGAGGGGACCCGGACGATCCGCTCTATGAGAAAACCGGCATTCAATTTGCAGGAAGTGCAAAAGATGCCATCGGGAGGTTCGACCTGATCGGCGGGACGGCCTGGGCTTTTGTTATACCCGAGGCCGTTGACAAGTTTGATTATCTATTCATCGATGAAGCCGGACAGGTGTGCATCGCCAACCTTGCGGGAATGATCCCGAGCACCCGGAATGTTGTTCTGCTCGGGGATCAAATGCAGCTCGGCCAGCCGACCCGCGGCGCCCATCCGGGGGAAAGCGGATTGTCGACGCTCGAATATCTTCTGCAAGATCACGCAACGATTCCGGATGACCTGGGAATCTTTCTCGGGACAACCTGGCGGCTGCATCCCGCGCTGTGCGTCTTTATTTCTGAGGCGGTCTATGAGGGCAGGCTTCAGCCCGAGAAGCACACGGCAGCCAGAAGGATCTTGATCGGGGGATCGAAACGCTCTTCACCCATCACCCGTGATGCCGGACTTCTCTTTATTCCGATCGAGCACGCCGGAAATGTTCAGGGGAGTGATGAGGAGGTTGAAGCAATCGGCCAGCTCGTGAATGACCTTCTGAAACTGGAACACACAGACAAGAAAGGGAAAAATGCCG
- a CDS encoding serine/threonine protein kinase, which yields MSQLSASEIFNEAKRLPIQHRKELVESKCGDNAKLAEEILRLLSVAEAHPELLEEPHNRIPAQLGRYPIIRPLGRGGMGTVYLARDTILDRDIAVKVLPARIAGDVVSARFKREAKTLATFKNPNIATIYSLEETNGIQFLTMEFVSGETLADLLSKGRLSLSQSLNICLQIARALEEAHKHGIIHRDLKPSNIMVEENKVVKVLDFGIAKSLGDPAKDSEIVNNPKSTSNTDSSGLLGTLDYMSPEQSRVQPISIKTDLWGLGCILYECLSGIRAFRRDPLNPEVILSQPDRSQIPSNTPIRLRKLLENCMELEPENRPSDAAIVCNILEELQKPKQKSWVTAAIGVIAFAAVAISIYWGVLASMRANSGDPISAQPLPDAGLEIKYEDGSTKILRAPSGHPQRLEGAMIVDIPPAEAKTGDTASSDASDDSERLVLGWSHEMATPSYLYGWNSDSKIQFTVPAMDRFPGLGTTNTDDPNYCQMRIIKVIPLPNESAAKRILLTEISQYNPSVFRIINLNHSGNSITQSQEFCFFHLGNINNSLYLTPGIHEDRELAWLCGSTSVPKRLRDKSNMVLDNTFFLACMEVNPGTYYFPPIIEPDQNFLDASEGDVKPADMLFYLVARGFVLEEHGFNWNNTYEYKISSVSRVQSSAEPEYHLLTSNSAVFYSRFVLPDSLVISTEIVGDAYRILDARAKAQGILADSVIQSFLADSLYTLAYAREGLNVTGPFRDMRDEFRQLAY from the coding sequence ATGTCACAACTATCCGCGAGCGAAATATTCAATGAAGCCAAGCGATTGCCAATCCAGCATCGAAAGGAACTCGTTGAAAGTAAATGCGGTGATAATGCAAAGCTGGCTGAAGAAATTCTCCGGCTTTTAAGCGTTGCAGAAGCTCATCCGGAATTACTAGAAGAACCCCATAATAGAATTCCGGCGCAGCTTGGCCGATATCCCATAATTCGCCCTCTCGGTAGGGGTGGTATGGGCACGGTTTATCTCGCTAGAGACACTATTCTCGACAGGGACATTGCCGTCAAAGTGCTTCCTGCCAGGATAGCCGGTGATGTTGTATCCGCCAGATTTAAGCGCGAGGCAAAGACTCTTGCAACCTTCAAAAATCCCAATATAGCAACAATATACTCCTTGGAAGAGACTAATGGGATTCAATTTCTCACCATGGAATTTGTCTCCGGAGAAACCCTTGCTGATTTGTTATCCAAGGGCAGACTTTCCCTCAGTCAGTCGCTTAACATTTGCCTTCAAATTGCCCGAGCTCTTGAGGAAGCACACAAGCACGGCATAATTCACCGGGATCTTAAACCGAGCAACATCATGGTTGAGGAGAACAAAGTCGTTAAAGTCCTAGATTTCGGAATAGCCAAGTCATTGGGAGACCCTGCAAAAGACTCAGAAATTGTTAATAATCCCAAGTCCACTTCAAATACAGACAGCAGTGGGCTGTTGGGCACACTCGATTATATGAGTCCTGAGCAAAGCCGGGTTCAACCAATCAGCATCAAGACCGATCTCTGGGGTTTAGGCTGCATCTTGTATGAGTGCCTTTCCGGAATCCGCGCCTTTAGGAGGGACCCTCTGAATCCAGAGGTAATTCTCTCTCAACCTGATCGGTCGCAAATCCCTTCAAATACTCCAATCCGGTTGAGAAAGTTACTTGAGAATTGTATGGAATTGGAACCAGAGAATCGCCCTTCCGACGCCGCCATAGTCTGCAATATTCTCGAGGAACTCCAGAAACCCAAGCAAAAATCATGGGTCACTGCTGCCATTGGTGTAATTGCATTCGCTGCAGTCGCCATCTCTATTTACTGGGGTGTTTTGGCATCAATGCGTGCGAACTCTGGGGATCCCATTTCCGCCCAACCTCTCCCCGATGCAGGATTAGAAATAAAATACGAGGATGGATCCACAAAAATACTCAGGGCGCCATCTGGACACCCACAGAGACTCGAAGGTGCAATGATTGTGGATATCCCACCTGCCGAAGCTAAAACAGGCGATACTGCTTCTTCTGATGCGTCTGATGATTCAGAAAGATTAGTTCTCGGATGGTCCCATGAAATGGCGACTCCCTCTTATCTCTATGGGTGGAATTCAGATTCCAAAATCCAATTTACAGTACCGGCTATGGATCGCTTTCCCGGATTGGGAACGACCAATACGGACGACCCAAATTACTGCCAAATGCGGATTATCAAAGTAATTCCCTTACCAAATGAATCGGCTGCCAAAAGAATACTATTGACAGAAATTTCCCAATATAATCCATCTGTCTTTAGAATCATAAACCTCAACCACTCGGGGAATTCCATAACTCAATCCCAAGAGTTTTGCTTTTTCCACCTCGGGAACATAAACAACAGTCTCTACTTGACTCCAGGAATACACGAAGATCGTGAATTGGCTTGGCTATGCGGAAGCACAAGCGTGCCCAAAAGATTGCGCGATAAAAGCAATATGGTGCTGGATAATACATTTTTTCTGGCCTGTATGGAGGTCAATCCTGGCACCTACTATTTCCCTCCTATTATTGAGCCTGACCAGAATTTTCTGGATGCATCGGAAGGAGATGTGAAACCGGCCGATATGCTCTTTTACTTAGTGGCAAGGGGTTTTGTTTTGGAGGAACACGGTTTTAATTGGAATAATACATATGAATATAAAATCTCAAGTGTTTCGCGGGTTCAATCATCGGCCGAGCCCGAATATCATCTCTTAACATCCAATTCAGCTGTTTTTTATTCTCGCTTTGTATTACCGGATAGTCTTGTGATTTCCACAGAAATTGTGGGAGATGCTTATCGTATACTGGATGCTCGGGCTAAGGCTCAAGGCATCTTAGCCGACAGTGTTATTCAATCATTTCTCGCCGATAGTCTCTATACCTTGGCCTATGCGCGGGAAGGCCTAAATGTTACAGGTCCTTTTAGAGATATGCGGGATGAGTTCCGGCAGTTGGCATACTAA
- a CDS encoding right-handed parallel beta-helix repeat-containing protein, translated as MKRMLICCIALLLAGASMFESADARDWYVSAATGKGKAGTIEKPAKDLGNIISLLADGDRIFIAEGTYPGRGENGHDGITVPVEIYGGWDANFKQRDPWGAHRTILSGSNKSANWDGGYRLSIDLSKWRKNAEHRIVVDGIIVDNGDRNRYATEAQNKIIRSANPKNGEMPTPESGGISVAPWKLGDAVIRNCIVMNTAPTDGAFSIWGHQSSEMVIENNLAINNTGNGFSLHTSWHPREGQDIPIFTFKNNTSLFNEKHDAMATYGGAALKLESDTQVTATDCVFAFNDYYGVDNAKRAQGVILSANAFAGNLRADYLEFDTKMNLDVLEDEAENLDEAEENVAAEFQIPIPADWTAKYAARVVIDRNAAEADVQAIGGWENSVRSILGLNLQGTDLKIDTDVWLPRLGLEDGIKAGSSKYATLYGCQNPGVSGPID; from the coding sequence ATGAAACGAATGTTAATCTGCTGTATCGCTCTGCTGCTTGCAGGCGCATCGATGTTCGAATCCGCAGACGCACGGGACTGGTATGTCAGTGCCGCAACGGGGAAGGGAAAGGCCGGGACGATAGAGAAACCGGCGAAGGATCTTGGGAACATCATCAGCCTCCTCGCGGACGGGGATCGGATCTTCATCGCAGAGGGGACCTACCCGGGGCGCGGAGAGAATGGCCACGACGGAATCACCGTTCCCGTGGAAATCTATGGTGGTTGGGACGCGAACTTCAAGCAGCGCGACCCGTGGGGTGCGCACAGGACGATCCTATCGGGTAGCAACAAATCGGCCAACTGGGACGGCGGTTACCGGTTGTCGATCGACCTTTCCAAATGGAGGAAGAACGCGGAGCACCGGATCGTGGTCGACGGGATCATCGTGGATAACGGCGATCGGAACCGGTATGCGACCGAGGCTCAGAACAAGATCATCCGATCGGCCAATCCGAAGAACGGCGAGATGCCGACTCCCGAGAGCGGTGGCATCTCCGTGGCTCCATGGAAACTCGGCGATGCCGTGATTCGCAACTGTATCGTCATGAATACCGCACCCACCGACGGCGCATTTTCCATCTGGGGTCATCAATCAAGCGAGATGGTGATCGAGAACAACCTCGCCATCAACAACACCGGCAACGGATTCTCACTGCACACATCCTGGCATCCGAGGGAGGGGCAGGATATTCCGATTTTCACATTCAAGAACAACACCTCCCTCTTCAACGAGAAGCATGACGCGATGGCGACATATGGTGGAGCGGCCCTCAAACTCGAATCTGATACGCAGGTCACAGCGACTGACTGCGTTTTCGCGTTCAATGATTACTACGGGGTCGACAACGCGAAGCGCGCGCAGGGAGTGATCCTGAGTGCGAACGCCTTCGCGGGGAACTTGAGGGCGGATTATCTCGAGTTTGACACCAAGATGAACCTCGATGTCCTCGAAGACGAGGCGGAGAACCTGGATGAGGCAGAGGAGAATGTTGCCGCGGAATTCCAGATCCCGATTCCAGCGGATTGGACGGCGAAGTATGCCGCCCGCGTGGTGATCGACCGCAATGCGGCCGAGGCGGATGTGCAGGCGATCGGTGGCTGGGAGAACTCGGTGCGTTCGATCCTCGGACTCAACCTGCAAGGGACCGATTTGAAGATCGACACGGACGTTTGGCTGCCGAGGCTCGGTTTGGAGGATGGGATCAAGGCGGGATCATCGAAGTACGCCACTCTCTATGGGTGCCAGAATCCCGGTGTGAGCGGGCCGATCGATTAA
- a CDS encoding T9SS type A sorting domain-containing protein, with amino-acid sequence MYRFKLAVLFLVVLSFASTAQAADPAAYYDLEGNANDSSGNENHGIIHGNLIFTGNMCGQHNAAAEFNGTDSYIQVYDDPALHFQEITLSAYVYLHSLEDPSGFDTFINKIFGDPHEISYQIGVSTSTGKFNFGLNLGNTGYPQGIVESNTIAQLDTWYHVAGTYDGTEIIIYIDGVPENSLPYSQPIPYDDRDLELGVHAGYAHLLDGILDEARIYDQALSETEILDLIITCSPNLLACYSFDGDVTDCSGNENHGTGYGGLVYVADCEGEPTSALEFNGYDSYILVPDDDILHTQAMTLSAVVYLYNLEDTSGFDTFINKLYGSPHEISYELGVSTATNRFTFGLNLGSTGYEQGIVESFTEAKTETWYHVVGTYDGSELRIYVNGMLENSVLYSSPIPYDDGDLELGVHAGYTHLVDGIMDDIRIYDQPLSDQEIVELVPECIPELVACYGMNGDVNDCSIYQNHGEIYGDLIFGDDCGGQVMMAADFNGLDSHIQILDHPILHTQELTLVAAVYLRSLEDASSFDTFINKLFGSPHEISYELGVSTDTGKFTFGLNLGSTGYEQGIVESETVAELNTWYHIVGTYDGFEMRIYVNGWLENAIPYSNPIPYDDGNLEIGVHGGYAHLIDGLMDDVRIYDKALSHHLILNMMSQNPCWIDMIADVSEEENGLVTDSPGLTLWPSPTSGPATISFALNKVSEIELSIYDIVGRKVRDLVNGELPAGSHNVSWDGRAHDGRRLSQGIYFVRMRSDQPIATSKIVLR; translated from the coding sequence ATGTACCGGTTCAAACTTGCAGTCCTATTCTTAGTTGTCTTGTCATTCGCGTCCACCGCACAGGCCGCCGATCCAGCCGCATATTACGACCTGGAAGGGAATGCCAATGACTCAAGTGGAAATGAAAACCATGGCATAATCCACGGCAATTTAATATTTACGGGAAATATGTGCGGACAACACAATGCAGCAGCTGAGTTCAATGGAACTGATTCCTACATCCAGGTCTATGACGACCCAGCGCTTCATTTTCAAGAAATCACGCTCAGCGCTTATGTTTATCTGCATAGTCTGGAAGATCCATCCGGTTTCGATACTTTTATCAACAAAATATTCGGAGATCCTCACGAAATCAGCTATCAAATCGGTGTGTCGACATCCACCGGGAAATTTAATTTTGGTCTAAATCTAGGAAACACCGGGTATCCTCAAGGGATTGTTGAATCGAATACCATTGCCCAATTGGATACTTGGTATCATGTGGCCGGCACGTATGACGGAACAGAGATTATTATCTATATAGATGGTGTGCCGGAGAATTCTCTGCCTTATTCACAACCGATTCCGTACGACGATCGGGATCTGGAGCTGGGTGTCCATGCTGGTTATGCACATCTATTGGACGGAATTTTGGATGAGGCTCGAATCTATGACCAGGCACTATCCGAAACGGAGATCCTGGATTTGATAATAACCTGCAGCCCCAACCTCCTGGCCTGTTATTCATTCGATGGTGATGTGACTGATTGCAGCGGCAACGAAAATCATGGCACTGGGTATGGCGGTCTGGTCTATGTGGCAGACTGTGAAGGTGAGCCGACCTCGGCATTGGAGTTCAATGGGTATGATTCCTATATTTTGGTGCCGGATGATGATATTTTGCATACGCAGGCGATGACATTGAGTGCGGTTGTGTATCTATACAACCTGGAAGATACCTCTGGCTTTGATACTTTCATAAACAAACTCTATGGAAGCCCGCATGAAATTAGTTACGAATTAGGGGTTTCTACGGCTACCAACAGATTTACTTTCGGATTAAATCTTGGCAGCACCGGCTATGAACAGGGTATCGTCGAATCATTCACAGAGGCCAAGACCGAGACGTGGTACCATGTCGTCGGAACATACGACGGTTCGGAACTTCGAATCTATGTCAATGGCATGCTTGAGAACTCCGTTCTATATTCCAGTCCGATCCCCTATGACGATGGCGATTTGGAGCTGGGGGTCCATGCCGGATATACTCATTTGGTTGACGGGATCATGGATGATATCCGCATTTATGATCAGCCCCTTTCAGATCAGGAAATTGTGGAACTGGTCCCGGAATGCATTCCTGAGCTGGTGGCTTGTTATGGCATGAATGGTGATGTGAACGACTGTAGCATTTATCAGAATCACGGTGAAATTTATGGTGACCTGATTTTTGGCGACGACTGTGGCGGTCAAGTAATGATGGCCGCTGATTTCAATGGTCTGGATTCTCATATTCAAATCCTGGACCATCCCATTCTGCATACCCAGGAGCTTACGCTTGTCGCTGCTGTATATCTTCGCAGCCTGGAAGATGCATCCAGCTTTGATACATTCATCAATAAGCTATTTGGGAGCCCTCATGAAATCAGCTATGAATTGGGAGTTTCTACGGATACGGGCAAATTTACCTTTGGATTAAATTTAGGAAGCACGGGATACGAACAGGGTATTGTTGAATCGGAGACGGTCGCAGAATTAAATACCTGGTATCATATTGTTGGTACCTATGACGGTTTCGAAATGCGAATCTATGTGAACGGTTGGCTTGAAAACGCAATACCCTATTCTAATCCGATCCCCTATGACGACGGTAATTTGGAGATTGGCGTTCATGGCGGTTATGCACATCTAATCGACGGTCTGATGGATGATGTCCGGATCTATGACAAGGCGCTGAGCCATCATTTAATTCTGAACATGATGAGCCAGAATCCCTGCTGGATCGATATGATAGCTGATGTTTCTGAAGAAGAAAATGGCTTGGTTACCGATTCGCCTGGTCTCACTCTTTGGCCCAGCCCTACCTCTGGCCCAGCGACTATTTCCTTCGCTCTCAATAAGGTATCCGAGATCGAACTTTCTATATACGATATCGTCGGCCGAAAGGTTCGGGACCTCGTAAACGGAGAACTCCCGGCTGGAAGTCACAATGTTTCATGGGATGGCCGGGCACATGATGGCCGGCGCCTATCTCAGGGCATTTACTTCGTTCGTATGCGCTCGGATCAACCCATTGCCACATCGAAAATCGTATTGCGTTGA